The following coding sequences are from one Planctomicrobium piriforme window:
- a CDS encoding response regulator: MSSKVILLVEDNPDDVELASIAIKRGGIANELVVARDGVEALEYLLPAGQQKLNLPQLVLLDLKLPKLNGMEVLQRLRTDPRTRRLPVVILTSSREEEDLIRGYDLGANSYVRKPVEFDQFQKAVQQLQLYWLVLNEAPPEEAPCQPSAS, from the coding sequence ATGAGCAGCAAAGTGATTCTGCTGGTTGAAGACAATCCCGACGATGTCGAACTGGCGTCGATCGCGATCAAGCGCGGAGGGATTGCGAATGAACTGGTTGTTGCCCGGGATGGCGTCGAGGCTCTCGAGTATCTCCTGCCTGCCGGTCAACAGAAGTTGAACCTTCCGCAACTGGTTCTTTTGGATCTGAAGCTGCCAAAGCTCAACGGAATGGAAGTTCTGCAACGGTTGCGGACAGACCCGCGAACGCGGCGGCTGCCAGTGGTGATCCTCACCTCGTCGCGCGAAGAAGAAGATCTGATCCGCGGCTATGATCTCGGAGCAAACAGCTATGTCCGCAAGCCGGTGGAATTCGATCAGTTTCAAAAAGCCGTACAGCAATTGCAGTTGTACTGGCTGGTTCTGAATGAGGCCCCTCCCGAGGAGGCGCCATGTCAA
- a CDS encoding response regulator, with protein MSCEPGRSMKGKSVLIVEDDRAYSTLLATRCQQLGLKVHVAADAMTAVDLLSEQSPDLILLDVELPGRTGEPTEAYGLVMAATLRRIMALDLPIIMLTGRNDADVVWRCREAAVRHVHKSPQSWKALRAAIHELLEAPETAAAPALILEESDSACGSADIPQTSRPSSPKILCVDDDCDFTLALCIRLKELGAIPVRAFSGTQGFVVALAEKPDLVITDLHMPDGEGNYLIERLKSNSLTKDIPIVVLTGQRNPGVLLHVRSLGANACLSKPFAMSTLVNELNQHITLPALHAAV; from the coding sequence ATGAGCTGCGAGCCAGGAAGATCGATGAAGGGGAAAAGCGTTTTGATCGTCGAAGACGACCGGGCCTATTCCACGCTGCTGGCAACCCGTTGTCAGCAGTTGGGATTAAAAGTCCATGTGGCTGCGGATGCCATGACAGCCGTCGACCTGCTGTCCGAGCAAAGTCCGGATCTGATCCTGCTGGACGTTGAACTGCCAGGGAGGACTGGCGAGCCGACAGAAGCCTACGGCCTGGTCATGGCGGCGACGCTCCGTCGGATCATGGCGCTGGACTTGCCCATCATCATGCTGACGGGGCGGAATGACGCGGATGTGGTTTGGCGCTGCCGCGAGGCGGCGGTCCGCCATGTTCACAAAAGCCCTCAGTCATGGAAGGCCTTACGAGCGGCGATTCATGAACTGCTCGAAGCGCCTGAAACAGCGGCGGCACCCGCACTGATTCTCGAGGAGTCCGATTCCGCTTGCGGAAGTGCGGACATTCCTCAAACAAGCCGGCCCTCCTCGCCAAAGATCCTCTGCGTCGATGACGATTGCGACTTTACGCTGGCCTTGTGCATCCGCTTGAAGGAACTAGGCGCAATTCCTGTTCGGGCGTTTTCAGGAACACAAGGCTTTGTCGTCGCGCTCGCCGAGAAGCCTGATCTGGTGATCACCGATCTGCACATGCCGGACGGAGAAGGAAACTATCTTATCGAACGGCTCAAATCGAATTCGCTGACCAAAGACATCCCCATTGTTGTGCTGACCGGGCAGCGAAATCCCGGCGTGCTGCTGCATGTGCGCAGCCTGGGGGCGAATGCCTGCCTGTCGAAGCCGTTTGCGATGTCCACGCTCGTCAACGAACTCAACCAGCATATTACGCTTCCCGCACTCCATGCGGCGGTGTGA
- a CDS encoding response regulator transcription factor, producing MQPPTHVRLKSVSRPQLVACCLLVLLSTDLCLVSTDKLLTPLTQTLAMCAGLAGFGVYFADFFRGYRRWNALKHHACQTFQESLSRAGLINGSELLILEGLARESGASRQTAASEHEQTASGGSLVAPSPVSLTGDSTMCAKQTVLIVDDDADIRRGASLRLQMAGYDTLFACDGEEGVAKAATCQPDAVLLDVRMPKKDGLAVLSDLRIRADTSNIPVVMISASLADEKAALQLGAAYFLRKPYQGQSLLAAVKAVVVPQSKNV from the coding sequence ATGCAACCGCCAACTCATGTGAGGCTGAAGTCCGTTTCTCGCCCGCAACTCGTGGCCTGCTGCCTGCTTGTATTGTTGAGCACGGACTTGTGCCTGGTCAGCACGGACAAGTTGCTGACGCCCCTCACTCAAACCTTGGCAATGTGCGCGGGGCTGGCGGGATTCGGCGTTTACTTTGCCGATTTCTTTCGCGGTTATCGACGCTGGAACGCCCTGAAGCATCATGCCTGTCAGACGTTTCAAGAGTCGCTCAGTCGGGCAGGCCTGATCAACGGCTCCGAACTATTGATTTTAGAAGGCCTGGCGCGTGAATCAGGAGCGAGCCGGCAGACGGCCGCGTCTGAACACGAACAGACCGCCAGCGGCGGCAGTTTAGTGGCGCCGTCACCCGTTTCCTTGACTGGAGATTCAACGATGTGTGCAAAACAAACGGTGCTGATTGTGGATGACGATGCCGACATCCGTCGCGGCGCCAGTTTGCGATTGCAAATGGCCGGGTATGACACCCTATTCGCCTGCGATGGAGAAGAAGGCGTCGCCAAGGCGGCGACCTGTCAGCCGGACGCCGTCCTGCTGGACGTCAGGATGCCCAAGAAAGATGGCCTGGCTGTCCTGTCGGATCTCCGCATCCGCGCCGACACCAGCAACATTCCCGTGGTCATGATTTCAGCCAGTCTCGCCGACGAGAAGGCCGCATTACAACTCGGGGCGGCTTATTTCTTACGAAAGCCCTATCAGGGGCAATCTCTGCTCGCGGCCGTGAAAGCGGTTGTCGTCCCTCAGTCGAAAAACGTCTAG
- a CDS encoding hybrid sensor histidine kinase/response regulator, giving the protein MNILIVCNDDMTLELLEPSLVAGGHQLTVCPDAREALSILKSASFRMLISDWRPTGMDGVKLCRQVRKAHLPCALYLMLLTPWIEEREFIEGLSAGADDILAKPIQPAELRLRVHHAERMLRLEDELSAARCSCDESETRLGNVFDTARDAMLIIDGVGDRIVDANPAACDMFERSRSELLSMRASDLHCHHNETLRALLYNNLSVGTGVTEEIHFRTKSGGIFPAEVSASIVDLDGTLCTLSLIRDISERRHSELQLVEHTKALEQGNLELRQSQLLLEKKNQRLSNLFKMAQIFVDNVSHEFRTPLTVIKEYADLLAEGAMGSICREQQRFLGVIADRADDLNTMVDDMLDSSKLDSGMLGIVRKSHRISDIIDHVHPVLERKAHHKGVKLVVDIDDSLPDVYVDDEKVGRILINLAGNAIKFAGDPGRVQIWARAAPGGSEVIVGVTDNGPGIALGHQREIFERFKQLEGQGRGSCKGFGLGLSIARELAELNLGELTLESQPGLGTTLKFTLPANDPAEVLSRYLARLEHLNRRSPIPPIMMLTAGVQESAPSLLADEVDAFLNHVLQGNDLAFRLQTRGWLIFAPLEELEWSGYLAKLERAWQDTNRNRLREALPAIDFEIVKSWPVESKQEMVRSLLDELETRRGLNQRSLEFV; this is encoded by the coding sequence ATGAATATCCTGATTGTCTGCAACGATGACATGACATTGGAGTTGCTGGAACCGAGCCTGGTTGCGGGCGGCCACCAACTGACTGTCTGTCCGGACGCACGCGAGGCGTTGAGCATTTTGAAGTCGGCGTCGTTCCGCATGTTGATTTCCGATTGGCGGCCGACCGGAATGGACGGCGTCAAACTGTGTCGACAGGTGCGTAAGGCGCATCTGCCCTGTGCGTTGTATCTCATGCTCCTGACGCCCTGGATTGAAGAGCGGGAATTCATCGAAGGCCTGTCGGCCGGCGCCGATGACATTCTGGCGAAGCCCATTCAGCCGGCGGAACTGCGATTGCGGGTTCATCACGCCGAACGCATGCTGCGGCTGGAAGATGAGTTGTCGGCCGCCCGATGTAGTTGTGATGAAAGCGAAACGCGGTTGGGGAATGTGTTTGACACGGCCCGGGATGCCATGCTCATCATTGACGGCGTGGGCGATCGCATTGTGGACGCAAATCCAGCTGCCTGCGACATGTTCGAAAGATCGCGGAGCGAACTCCTCTCGATGCGTGCGTCGGATCTGCATTGCCATCACAACGAAACGCTGCGGGCTCTGCTCTACAACAATCTGTCTGTGGGCACCGGCGTTACAGAGGAAATTCACTTCCGCACGAAGAGCGGAGGCATCTTTCCCGCCGAGGTCTCCGCCTCGATCGTGGATCTGGATGGCACGCTCTGCACGCTGTCGCTGATTCGCGATATCAGCGAGCGACGGCACTCCGAACTGCAGCTTGTGGAACACACCAAAGCGCTCGAGCAGGGCAACCTCGAGTTGCGGCAATCGCAGTTATTGCTGGAAAAGAAGAACCAGCGGCTCAGCAACCTCTTCAAAATGGCGCAGATCTTCGTGGATAACGTCTCGCACGAGTTTCGGACTCCATTAACGGTCATCAAGGAGTATGCCGATCTGCTCGCCGAAGGAGCGATGGGCAGCATCTGCCGCGAACAGCAACGCTTCCTGGGAGTGATTGCCGATCGCGCCGACGACCTGAACACGATGGTCGACGACATGCTCGACAGCAGCAAACTGGATAGCGGCATGCTGGGGATCGTCCGCAAATCACATCGAATCAGCGACATCATCGACCACGTCCATCCTGTCCTCGAGCGGAAAGCACACCACAAGGGGGTAAAACTGGTGGTCGACATCGACGACTCTCTGCCTGACGTCTACGTCGATGACGAGAAGGTGGGACGGATTCTGATCAACCTGGCAGGCAACGCCATCAAGTTCGCAGGCGACCCTGGCCGGGTTCAGATCTGGGCTCGCGCCGCTCCGGGAGGGAGCGAGGTCATCGTCGGCGTGACTGACAACGGGCCAGGCATCGCTTTAGGGCACCAGCGAGAAATCTTCGAACGCTTCAAGCAACTGGAAGGCCAGGGCCGCGGAAGCTGCAAAGGGTTTGGACTGGGATTGAGCATCGCCAGGGAACTGGCCGAACTCAATCTGGGAGAGTTGACTCTGGAAAGCCAGCCTGGACTGGGAACCACACTCAAGTTCACACTGCCGGCGAATGATCCGGCGGAAGTGTTGAGCCGCTACCTGGCGCGGCTCGAACACTTGAACAGAAGATCTCCGATCCCCCCGATCATGATGCTGACCGCAGGCGTACAAGAGTCGGCGCCCAGCCTGTTGGCGGACGAAGTCGACGCATTTCTCAATCATGTGCTGCAAGGAAACGATCTCGCCTTCCGCCTGCAAACCCGCGGTTGGCTGATCTTCGCTCCATTGGAAGAACTCGAGTGGAGCGGGTATC
- a CDS encoding sensor histidine kinase: MRKFAESIVDTVGQPQLVLDSNLRIVRANPPFLKTFQTAAEHVEGSLIDELTGGQWNNAGLIALLNQVLQQGVSLVDFELELESPNQARRSMVLNARRIFDEEHAVPMILLTIDETTEQQQIHLQTQIANIELERRVEERTQSLAVANKALLESNRELEAFCYSVSHDLRTPLRAIDGFSRELLNPDGNLSEEQARHYLSRVCASAQRMGQLIDDLLNLSRVGRTEMRLQLVDLSSMAGEIIEELRQSDPTRQLLADIQPGLTAMCDPSLIRIVLDNLIRNAWKFSSRKDAVQIEFGFRDVAEQSGFFVADHGAGFDMTYADKLFGAFHRLHSEHEFPGTGIGLATVRRIVHRHGGKVWATGTVDAGAAFYFSLSSAGEGS, from the coding sequence ATGCGGAAGTTTGCTGAGAGTATTGTCGACACGGTCGGTCAGCCCCAGTTGGTTCTGGATTCCAACTTGAGAATCGTCAGGGCCAATCCTCCATTTCTAAAGACGTTTCAGACCGCTGCTGAACATGTCGAAGGCTCGCTGATTGATGAGCTGACAGGCGGTCAGTGGAATAATGCAGGTTTGATCGCACTGCTGAATCAAGTGTTGCAGCAAGGCGTTTCGCTAGTCGATTTCGAGTTGGAACTGGAGTCTCCCAACCAGGCCCGGCGCAGCATGGTGCTCAATGCTCGCCGCATCTTCGATGAGGAACATGCGGTTCCCATGATTCTGCTGACGATCGACGAGACGACGGAGCAACAACAAATTCACCTGCAAACGCAAATTGCGAATATTGAACTTGAACGGCGAGTCGAAGAGCGTACGCAGAGTCTCGCGGTCGCCAACAAAGCCCTGTTGGAGTCCAATCGGGAACTGGAAGCCTTCTGCTATTCTGTGTCGCACGATCTGCGGACGCCGCTGCGGGCGATTGACGGCTTCAGCAGAGAGTTGCTCAATCCCGATGGAAACCTGTCTGAAGAACAGGCTAGGCATTACTTGTCACGCGTGTGTGCGAGCGCCCAGCGGATGGGGCAGTTAATCGACGACCTGCTGAACCTGTCGCGCGTGGGTCGCACGGAAATGCGCTTGCAGCTCGTGGATCTCTCCTCCATGGCCGGAGAAATTATCGAGGAATTGCGACAGTCCGATCCGACTCGCCAGCTTCTTGCTGACATTCAACCGGGGCTCACGGCCATGTGCGATCCTTCGTTGATCCGCATCGTGCTGGACAATCTGATCCGTAACGCCTGGAAATTCAGCTCGCGAAAAGATGCCGTGCAGATTGAGTTCGGGTTTCGTGATGTCGCCGAACAATCTGGCTTTTTTGTGGCCGATCACGGTGCGGGCTTCGATATGACCTACGCAGATAAGCTGTTTGGGGCGTTTCATCGGCTGCACTCCGAACACGAATTTCCCGGCACCGGAATTGGTTTGGCAACTGTCCGCCGGATTGTTCATCGCCACGGCGGCAAAGTCTGGGCCACCGGCACCGTTGACGCCGGGGCCGCGTTCTACTTTTCATTATCCAGCGCAGGAGAGGGTTCATGA